A stretch of Shimia isoporae DNA encodes these proteins:
- the gspG gene encoding type II secretion system major pseudopilin GspG encodes MHNSGDTEHTRDSGFSLLELMVVVVILSVLALVIVPRVIDRPDQARAARAQADIAAIVSAVNLYRLDNFRYPTTEQGLAALVTAPTSEPAPKNWATGGYMDRLPVDPWGTPYQYLAPGVHGDFDVFSYGADGAQGGSGADADIGSWTLGQ; translated from the coding sequence ATGCACAACTCAGGTGACACGGAACACACGCGCGACTCGGGGTTTTCCTTGCTGGAACTGATGGTCGTGGTGGTGATCCTTTCGGTGCTTGCTTTGGTGATTGTGCCGCGCGTCATCGACCGCCCAGATCAAGCCCGCGCGGCTCGCGCGCAAGCCGACATCGCAGCCATCGTGAGCGCCGTGAACCTTTATAGGCTCGATAATTTCCGATACCCGACCACGGAACAGGGTCTGGCCGCGCTTGTCACCGCACCCACTTCGGAACCCGCTCCAAAAAATTGGGCTACCGGCGGATACATGGATCGTTTGCCCGTGGACCCCTGGGGGACACCTTACCAATATCTCGCACCCGGCGTGCATGGAGACTTTGACGTGTTTTCCTACGGCGCAGACGGGGCGCAGGGCGGTTC